From a single Hypomesus transpacificus isolate Combined female chromosome 14, fHypTra1, whole genome shotgun sequence genomic region:
- the fnbp4 gene encoding LOW QUALITY PROTEIN: formin-binding protein 4 (The sequence of the model RefSeq protein was modified relative to this genomic sequence to represent the inferred CDS: inserted 1 base in 1 codon) has protein sequence MGKKTRPGTGGRRTILQLSPPGLRSGTVGEEQEANCDGSKLIGEETINMRTPAVKATEGLSLLGAYEDSDDEDTDYQTTTGRSQHNQSXDIDSTLANFMAEIDAITTQPGSEEPSADPQAPAPTPPRPEPKAQQLGTDSAAEQNSTGAEFQYNTQCSLAGVGVDMGDWQEVWDENTGCYYYWNTLTNEVAWELPHYLADQVQGLQHYADSTTVNGNGTSQSAGYYSEQNTSTSSVLPSKRETKKKEVMESVVALTSEEEEHRGVAATLLAPLIPSEVKEEEDVWRKRLLGGLDDKENSLDSDVERACHPGSPATPLRDLDTPFSLSQREQRSRNQSQDNSDAEEEEPEEDTMELELALERKKAELRALEEGDGSGGGSSPCSETSQEPSGLRCLLQKKARWKTSFLRTASPDSNSRESDAQDKPETTHSKVLEKAVETDEQEAATGEEEASAKATPKEEVETPELKFQIGELANTLTSKMEFLGINRKAISNFQLLLLQTEMRIADWREGALNGIYLRRRLQEAAEHIKHYELNAAPKGWSCHWDREHRRYFYVNDRTSTSQWDFPNKETEEEGQKGSQTPQPRATSDGEPAPPAVAPSGGIAGSSTFSPMPPPEPILWSAPQPPLPPDQPPPPSDYPPPPPPPPESPPPPPPPPDSDDGEIMEVEMEDEEGEPPAPGTEEDGSLRPPLPPGSSCTKNVEASVSLGKGHKRKAAGAGQPSKAVTIGSNPILYTQTASAAPVMCGSAYWSVPVVAAPSLPAETLAPPLPPPPTQPPLPTSQPPSDPPGAKIVPADKTKKLKKDKSKKSKTKMPSLVQKWQSIQKELDEEEKSSSSDEDRDQLNKRGIEEWKQQQLVTGKAGRNANFEALPEDWRERMLKKRKMMKSK, from the exons ATGGGAAAGAAAACTCGCCCCGGAACAGGAGGACGTAGAACAATACTTCAGCTCTCACCGCCTGGCCTTCGTAGTGGGACTGTTGGAG AGGAGCAAGAAGCTAATTGTGATGGGTCTAAATTAATAGGAGAAGAAACTATAAATATGAGGACCCCAGCAGTGAAGGCAACAG AGGGCTTGTCCCTCCTAGGGGCCTATGAGGATAGTGATGACGAGGACACAGATTATCAGACCACAACTGGGAGATCTCAACACAACCAGT ACGACATTGACAGCACGCTTGCTAACTTTATGGCT GAAATCGATGCCATCACCACCCAGCCAGGTTCAGAGGAACCTTCGGCAGACCCACAGGCCCCAGCTCCTACCCCTCCGCGGCCTGAGCCCAAGGCCCAACAGCTGGGCACGGACAGTGCAGCAGAGCAGAACAGTACTGGGGCTGAGTTTCAGTATAACACTCAGTGTTCATTAGCTGGAG TTGGTGTTGATATGGGGGACTGGCAGGAGGTTTGGGATGAGAATACTGGTTGCTACTACTACTGGAACACTTTGACCAATGAGGTTGCCTGGGAGCTACCTCACTACCTTGCTGACCAGGTGCAGGGCCTACAGCACTATGCAGACAG CACAACTGTCAATGGGAATGGTACATCCCAGTCTGCAGGGTATTACTCTGAGCAAAACACATCCACCAGCAGTGTCCTGCCATccaagagggagacaaagaagaAG GAAGTGATGGAGAGTGTTGTGGCACTGACTAGCGAAGAAGAAGAGCATCGTGGTGTGGCTGCAACCTTGCTTGCTCCTCTCATCCCTtctgaggtgaaggaggaggaggatgtttGGAGGAAGAGGTTGTTGGGGGGGCTAGATGACAAGGAGAACAGCCTGGACTCTGACGTCGAGCGGGCATGCCACCCAGGGTCCCCTGCTACCCCTCTCCGTGACCTGGACACCCCCTTTAGCCTCAGTCAAAGAGAACAGCGCAGCAGGAACCAATCACAGGACAACTCtgatgcagaggaggaggagcctgaagAAGATACCATGGAACTGGAGCTGGCGTTGGAGAGGAAGAAG GCTGAGCTGCGTGCGTTGGAGGAGGGGGACGGCAGTGGAGGGGGGTCAAGCCCGTGTTCGGAGACCAGTCAAGAGCCCTCTGGCCTCCGTTGCCTCCTCCAGAAGAAAGCTCGGTGGAAGACGTCCTTCTTGCGCACAGCTAGCCCCGACTCAAACAGCAGGGAGTCGGACGCACAGGACAAACCTGAGACAA CACATTCCAAAGTCCTAGAGAAGGCTGTGGAGACAGATGAACAGGAGGCAGCCACGGGGGAGGAGGAAGCCTCGGCTAAGGCCACTCCTAAAGAGGAGGTGGAAACTCCTGAGCTCAAG TTTCAGATTGGAGAACTAGCCAACACTTTAACCAGCAAGATGGAGTTCTTGGGTATCAACAGGAAGGCCATCTCCAACTTTCAACTGCTTCTGTTACAGACTGAG aTGCGGATCGCCGACTGGCGTGAAGGGGCTCTGAACGGGATCTATCTTCGTCGCAGGCTGCAGGAAGCCGCCGAGCACATAAAACATTACGAACTTAACGCCGCCCCTAAAGGCTGGTCCTGCCACTGGGACAG GGAGCACAGGCGCTACTTCTACGTGAATGACCGCACCAGCACCTCCCAGTGGGACTTCCCAaacaaggagacagaggaggagggccagAAAGGCAGCCAGACCCCCCAGCCCAGGGCTACCAGTGACGGGGAGCCCGCACCCCCAGCCGTCGCACCGTCAGGTGGGATAGCAG GTTCCTCCACCTTttcccccatgcccccccctgAGCCTATCCTATGGTCTGCACCtcaacccccccttccccctgaccagccccctcccccttcagacTACCCCCCACCACCGCCTCCTCCCCCCGAGtcgcctcccccacctccccctcctccagacagtGATGATGGAGAGATCATGGAGGTAGAgatggaggatgaagagggtgAGCCCCCAGCGCCGGGAACAGAGGAGGATGGCAGTTTAAGGCCTCCCTTGCCCCCTGGCTCTTCCTGCACCAAG AATGTTGAGGCCTCAGTTTCCTTGGGTAAGGGTCATAAACGCAAGGCTGCCGGAGCTGGGCAACCTTCCAAGGCAGTCACCATAGGCAGTAACCCAATCCTATACACCCAAACTGCCAGTGCAG CCCCTGTAATGTGTGGAAGTGCCTACTGGAGTGTGCCTGTAGTGGCTGCCCCTTCCCTGCCGGCTGAAACTCTTGCTccgcctctccctccaccccctacacagccccccctgcccacctcccagcctccctcagacCCCCCTGGAGCCAAAATCGTGCCCGCAGACAAGACCAAGAAGCTAAAGAAGGATAAG TCGAAGAAGAGTAAGACCAAGATGCCATCGCTGGTGCAGAAGTGGCAGAGCATCCAGAAGGAGTtggacgaggaggagaagagcagcTCCAGTGACGAGGACAGAGATCAGTTGAACAAGAGGGGCATTGAGGAAtggaagcagcagcagctcgTCAC AGGAAAAGCTGGGAGGAATGCTAACTTTGAAGCGCTCCCAGAAGACTGGAGGGAAAGAATGCTGAAGAAGAGGAAAATGATGAAGAGCAAATAA